In Flavobacterium endoglycinae, one DNA window encodes the following:
- the tsf gene encoding translation elongation factor Ts, translating into MATITAADVNKLRQSTGAGMMDCKKALVEAEGDFDKAIQILREKGQKVAANRSDRESSEGAAVSFINADHTKGAIITLNCETDFVGKNEAFVTLAKDLVERAINFSSKEELLASDFNGITVAEKLIEQTGVIGEKIEIGGFEILEGAYVGSYVHVNKIAALTAISAPVANAEALTKDISMQVASMGADTLSYKDFDPAFVESELAARIAVIEKDNEEAKRLGKTLKNVPKYISFSQLTPEVIKQAEEDAKAELKAEGKPEQIWDKILPGKVQRFISDNTTLDQEKALLDQNFIKDDSKKVGDYVKGFNVEITGFKRVTLG; encoded by the coding sequence ATGGCAACAATTACTGCTGCAGACGTAAATAAATTAAGACAATCTACAGGTGCCGGAATGATGGACTGTAAAAAAGCTTTAGTTGAAGCTGAAGGAGATTTCGATAAAGCGATCCAAATCCTTAGAGAAAAAGGACAAAAAGTTGCTGCTAACCGTTCTGACCGTGAGTCTTCTGAAGGAGCTGCTGTTTCTTTTATCAATGCTGACCACACTAAAGGAGCTATCATCACTTTAAACTGCGAAACTGACTTCGTAGGTAAAAATGAAGCTTTCGTAACTTTAGCTAAAGATTTAGTTGAAAGAGCTATCAACTTCTCTTCTAAAGAAGAATTATTAGCTTCTGATTTCAACGGAATTACAGTTGCTGAAAAATTAATCGAGCAAACTGGAGTTATCGGTGAAAAAATCGAAATCGGTGGTTTCGAAATTTTAGAAGGCGCTTACGTTGGATCTTATGTTCACGTTAATAAAATTGCTGCTTTAACTGCAATTTCTGCTCCAGTTGCTAATGCTGAAGCTTTAACAAAAGATATCTCTATGCAAGTTGCTTCTATGGGAGCTGACACATTATCTTACAAAGATTTTGATCCTGCTTTCGTTGAATCTGAACTTGCTGCTCGTATTGCTGTAATCGAAAAAGACAATGAAGAAGCAAAACGTTTAGGAAAAACTTTAAAAAATGTTCCTAAATACATCTCTTTCTCTCAATTAACTCCAGAAGTTATCAAACAAGCTGAAGAAGATGCTAAAGCTGAATTAAAAGCTGAAGGAAAACCAGAGCAAATCTGGGACAAAATCCTTCCAGGAAAAGTTCAACGTTTTATCTCTGATAACACTACTTTAGATCAAGAAAAAGCTTTACTTGATCAAAACTTCATCAAAGATGACAGTAAAAAAGTTGGTGATTACGTAAAAGGATTCAATGTTGAAATCACAGGTTTCAAAAGAGTTACTTTAGGTTAA
- a CDS encoding M3 family metallopeptidase — protein MNKEKLAAVGDSNAENPLLKEWSGPYGGVPDFTKYKISDFKPAIESAIQEKLTELDTIANNPEEPTFENTITALELSGEKLDRIHAVYGIYRSNLSTPEFNVVDTEMSPKLAEISDKLYQNEKLFSRIETLYKSDESKKLTKEQQRLLWVYYSDFVREGAELNADDKKKVAKINQELAGLFTLFSQKLLAEENGQFLELKTEADFDGLPDEFKNAAIAEAKERNLDVLGCIGNTRSSIEPFLTFSDQRNLREKAFDIFVKRGDNKNENDTNETLVSILKLRAEKAKILGFTNFAEWSLSNKMAKDPQKTLDLMHSVWKPAVDKVKNDVLAMQEMVEAAGGNFKIQPWDYRYYAEKVRKAKYDLDQNEIKQYLQLENLREGMFWTAGELFDLGFKQLFDVPVYHQDVRVWEVNNKLTGEPIGLWYFDPYARVGKRSGAWMNSHRDQQKIKGKVLPIVSNNCNFIKGNSDEPVLISWDDATTLFHEFGHALHGLCSNVMYPSLSGTSVARDYVEFPSQLLEHWLATPEVLNKFALHYKTNEPLSQSLVERIALAANFNEGFATVETISSSFVDMKLHLTTETIDPHEFEKKVLSEINMPSEIVMRHRIPQFAHIFSSDGYAAGYYSYLWADVINADAYEAFLEAGGPFDKNISERLYKTVLSVGNTIDNEEMYENFRGHAPNSDALMRARNFPVES, from the coding sequence ATGAATAAAGAAAAATTAGCAGCAGTTGGAGATAGTAATGCTGAAAATCCACTGTTAAAAGAATGGTCTGGTCCTTACGGAGGTGTTCCGGATTTTACAAAATATAAAATTTCTGATTTTAAACCCGCAATTGAATCTGCGATTCAGGAAAAACTGACTGAATTGGATACAATTGCCAATAATCCTGAAGAACCAACATTTGAAAATACAATTACGGCTTTGGAGCTTTCAGGAGAAAAACTGGATCGAATTCATGCGGTTTACGGAATTTATCGTTCTAATTTAAGTACTCCTGAATTCAATGTTGTCGATACAGAAATGTCTCCTAAACTGGCGGAAATAAGCGATAAATTATATCAGAATGAAAAACTTTTTTCTAGAATTGAAACGTTATATAAATCAGATGAAAGTAAAAAACTAACGAAGGAACAACAGCGTCTGCTTTGGGTATATTATTCTGATTTTGTGAGAGAAGGAGCAGAGCTAAATGCAGATGATAAAAAGAAAGTTGCAAAAATTAATCAAGAACTTGCAGGACTTTTTACGCTTTTCAGCCAAAAATTATTAGCAGAAGAAAACGGCCAATTTTTAGAATTAAAAACAGAAGCCGATTTTGATGGTTTGCCCGATGAATTTAAAAATGCTGCAATTGCCGAAGCTAAAGAAAGAAACTTAGATGTTTTAGGTTGTATTGGAAATACAAGATCTTCGATTGAACCCTTTTTGACGTTTTCTGATCAAAGAAATTTAAGAGAAAAAGCATTTGATATTTTTGTAAAAAGAGGTGATAATAAGAACGAAAATGATACAAATGAAACATTGGTGTCTATTTTGAAATTAAGGGCAGAAAAGGCAAAAATTTTAGGCTTTACTAATTTTGCAGAGTGGAGTTTGTCTAATAAAATGGCAAAAGATCCACAGAAAACATTGGATTTGATGCATTCAGTATGGAAACCTGCTGTTGATAAAGTCAAAAATGATGTTTTGGCTATGCAGGAAATGGTAGAGGCAGCGGGAGGAAATTTTAAAATTCAGCCTTGGGATTATCGTTATTATGCCGAAAAAGTGCGTAAAGCGAAATACGATTTAGACCAAAACGAAATCAAACAATATCTGCAATTAGAAAATTTAAGAGAAGGAATGTTCTGGACAGCAGGCGAGTTGTTCGATTTAGGATTTAAACAATTATTTGATGTTCCGGTCTATCATCAAGATGTTCGTGTTTGGGAAGTAAATAATAAATTGACTGGAGAGCCAATTGGGTTGTGGTATTTTGATCCATATGCGCGTGTTGGAAAGCGTTCTGGAGCTTGGATGAATTCGCATCGCGATCAGCAGAAAATTAAAGGAAAAGTGCTTCCAATTGTATCGAACAACTGCAATTTTATAAAAGGAAACAGCGATGAACCGGTTTTAATTTCATGGGATGATGCCACAACTTTATTTCATGAATTTGGTCACGCACTTCACGGATTATGTTCAAATGTAATGTATCCTAGTCTTTCAGGAACTTCAGTGGCTAGAGATTATGTAGAGTTTCCTTCGCAATTATTAGAACATTGGCTGGCAACTCCAGAGGTTTTAAATAAGTTTGCACTTCATTATAAAACAAATGAACCATTGTCTCAGTCTTTGGTAGAGAGAATAGCTCTGGCAGCCAATTTTAATGAAGGTTTTGCAACTGTAGAAACGATTTCAAGTTCATTTGTTGATATGAAACTGCATTTAACAACAGAAACTATCGATCCGCATGAATTTGAAAAGAAAGTTTTAAGTGAAATTAATATGCCTTCAGAAATTGTGATGCGCCACAGAATTCCTCAGTTTGCACATATATTTTCAAGTGACGGATATGCAGCTGGATATTACAGTTATTTATGGGCAGATGTCATTAATGCAGATGCTTATGAAGCTTTTCTGGAAGCTGGCGGACCATTTGATAAAAATATTTCTGAACGTCTTTATAAAACAGTTTTAAGTGTTGGTAACACGATTGATAACGAAGAAATGTATGAGAATTTTAGAGGACACGCTCCCAATTCTGACGCGTTGATGCGAGCAAGAAATTTTCCAGTGGAAAGTTAA
- a CDS encoding TraB/GumN family protein — translation MKKLLLITIFITSFVYSQNKSLFWEISGNGLAKKSYLYGTMHVNERVSFHLSDSFFNNLLASDIVANESNPETWSDLNDIIKNNETNYNRYNKLYSEFYLFPVSKENIKSIFENDNEKYFRNMLSGVEGNQADFQENTVLDMFIFQTGKKYKKKIAGLEDAKQSMISILNIMDKDAMPKDENKIPLMKILKNRNLDDVLKEYYREKDIVMLDSIYKLIFSKKAHDALIINRNKVMTRSIDSIAKTGSLFSAVGAAHLAGSEGIIELLRKKGYTVNPIIDVFTEAGKNKKKTIEAYFPNPTFIAASTRDKMIQLPLYKAVIEEKQNLGSPDFTNGAAITIKRMPLNYFLKNNETAYNAKSLDSLFFEKIAGDILEKKYFEQASYSGYDIKNVTKTGNAQHSKFIVTPLEIISILMTGPANYVRQYENDVYENIKVKSFKNEWEKIKPLKGGFETEIPSFNLVFGNIPEKGNDIEIQAYDNQEKGYYFLKEKTLSNTDVLEDSEYEQKQIHFQFYLQQDQDSTNVRYNKAENTLVSSSKIGNRNMKLKTVISGSKYYLLGTVNASETNTNRFFNSFTIAPFTYKAKTRVYTDSTANYKVEIPEKENESLFWNLKKTDTDSKNTFTETYKFQSFNSETGDKIGLVYYKYPKYEHTLSIDSIQKNLKKDFLKQSAQDYVSNDFDDNYYFTPTSLLNSAVYSKIGFSKSNWNNLLADKKNNYDFLSYTTKYDKTNECYIIDALVSKQSSTQAVKYRVLYKNNAYCTLSALVDKNYKNENPFIEKTFNSLVLLQDNKKESEDKITLFMEDAGSKSDTIRSSALHAVHNLDITPNDFEKVTNFINTFNFKESETYVKTALIEKIGELKDERVIPFLENYYKKENTKTEVQVSILRALSKQKSKAAYKKINELLDYDLPIPDNQFDIRMLFSAFESDAENSKELFPEIFQYYSIKEYQNPVISFSNLLLEKKLISIKKLKTFKKIIVTNTKLEYKRALSWNQKNKPAEDETDSEEVKSVYLNNYSESFSDLVNYTTLVYNYADDSAVKDLLKKIKKLDNLAVNTELVRLGITHNNLTDSEINDYLKDPKTQFATINLLLNNNKKDLVNFTDEEISKAAVINFQNLVSKDSINLLNKKIIEKNGQQISLFFYKIKKKNAEAGSLKSPLYTIGFINKNGKIDPLAYTIINSKQVNDDEEILEKKYDLIVSEFLNAEHLRASFSKQKDEEESFYDEEY, via the coding sequence TTGAAAAAGTTACTTTTAATAACCATCTTCATTACCTCATTTGTCTATTCACAAAATAAAAGTTTATTCTGGGAAATATCGGGAAACGGTCTGGCAAAAAAATCCTATTTATATGGCACTATGCACGTAAATGAGAGGGTTTCTTTTCATTTGTCGGATTCTTTTTTCAACAATCTGCTGGCATCTGATATTGTGGCAAATGAAAGCAATCCAGAAACTTGGAGCGACTTGAATGATATTATAAAAAATAACGAAACCAATTATAATCGATACAATAAACTGTATTCGGAGTTTTATTTATTCCCTGTGAGCAAAGAAAATATTAAAAGTATTTTCGAAAATGACAATGAAAAATACTTCAGAAATATGCTTTCTGGTGTAGAAGGAAATCAGGCTGATTTTCAAGAAAACACTGTTCTTGATATGTTTATTTTTCAAACGGGAAAAAAATACAAGAAAAAAATTGCAGGTCTTGAAGATGCCAAACAATCTATGATTTCTATTTTAAATATCATGGACAAAGATGCCATGCCAAAGGATGAAAATAAAATTCCTTTGATGAAAATATTGAAAAACAGAAATTTAGATGACGTCTTAAAAGAATATTACCGCGAGAAAGACATCGTTATGCTGGATTCAATCTATAAACTGATATTTTCCAAAAAAGCCCACGATGCTCTTATTATCAACCGTAATAAAGTAATGACAAGAAGTATTGACTCTATTGCCAAAACCGGAAGTTTATTTTCGGCAGTTGGAGCGGCGCATCTTGCTGGAAGCGAAGGAATAATTGAACTTTTAAGAAAAAAAGGATACACGGTAAATCCAATTATCGATGTTTTTACCGAAGCTGGAAAAAATAAAAAGAAAACCATAGAAGCTTATTTTCCAAATCCTACCTTCATTGCTGCATCTACTAGAGACAAAATGATACAATTACCGCTTTACAAAGCTGTTATTGAGGAAAAGCAAAATCTAGGATCACCAGATTTTACAAACGGAGCAGCAATCACCATCAAAAGAATGCCTTTAAATTATTTTTTAAAGAATAATGAGACGGCTTATAATGCCAAATCGTTAGACAGTTTGTTTTTTGAAAAAATTGCAGGAGATATTCTCGAAAAGAAATACTTTGAACAAGCCAGTTATTCTGGATACGATATAAAAAACGTTACAAAAACGGGAAACGCACAGCACTCAAAATTTATCGTTACACCACTTGAAATTATTTCGATTTTAATGACAGGTCCTGCAAATTATGTTCGCCAGTATGAAAATGACGTTTATGAAAACATCAAAGTAAAATCTTTTAAAAACGAATGGGAGAAAATAAAACCTTTAAAAGGCGGTTTTGAAACCGAAATTCCTTCCTTTAATCTTGTTTTTGGAAACATTCCAGAAAAAGGAAATGATATTGAAATTCAAGCGTATGATAATCAGGAAAAAGGATATTATTTTCTGAAAGAAAAAACATTAAGCAATACGGATGTTTTAGAAGATTCTGAATACGAACAGAAACAAATTCATTTTCAATTCTATTTACAACAAGATCAAGATTCGACAAACGTTCGATACAATAAAGCCGAAAATACACTTGTTTCTTCTTCAAAAATTGGAAATCGAAACATGAAACTAAAAACTGTTATTTCTGGAAGTAAATACTACTTACTAGGCACTGTAAATGCATCTGAAACAAATACAAATCGTTTCTTTAATTCATTTACCATCGCTCCATTTACTTATAAAGCAAAAACAAGAGTTTACACCGATTCGACTGCAAACTATAAAGTAGAAATTCCCGAAAAAGAAAATGAAAGTCTGTTTTGGAATTTAAAAAAGACCGATACTGATTCGAAAAACACTTTTACAGAAACTTATAAATTTCAGTCGTTCAATTCTGAAACTGGAGATAAAATTGGTTTGGTTTATTATAAATATCCTAAATACGAACACACTCTTTCTATCGATTCTATCCAGAAAAACCTCAAAAAGGATTTTCTAAAACAATCCGCTCAAGATTATGTAAGCAACGATTTTGACGACAACTACTATTTTACACCTACTTCTTTATTAAATAGTGCAGTATATTCGAAAATAGGATTCTCAAAATCAAACTGGAACAATCTGTTGGCCGATAAAAAAAATAATTACGATTTTTTATCTTACACTACGAAATACGACAAGACAAACGAATGTTATATTATTGATGCTTTGGTATCTAAACAAAGCAGTACGCAAGCCGTAAAATATAGAGTATTGTATAAAAATAACGCATACTGCACTTTAAGTGCGCTTGTCGATAAAAACTACAAAAACGAAAATCCTTTTATAGAAAAAACCTTCAATTCCTTGGTGTTACTCCAAGACAACAAAAAAGAGTCTGAAGACAAAATCACACTTTTTATGGAAGACGCTGGAAGTAAAAGCGATACCATTCGATCTTCGGCTTTACATGCGGTACACAATCTTGATATTACGCCAAATGATTTTGAAAAAGTTACTAACTTCATTAATACATTCAATTTTAAAGAAAGTGAAACCTATGTTAAAACCGCTCTAATTGAAAAAATCGGCGAATTAAAAGATGAAAGAGTTATTCCGTTTTTAGAGAATTATTATAAAAAAGAAAATACTAAGACTGAAGTTCAGGTTAGTATTTTAAGAGCACTTTCAAAACAAAAATCAAAAGCGGCTTATAAAAAAATCAATGAGTTATTAGATTATGATCTGCCAATTCCAGACAATCAATTTGATATACGAATGCTGTTTTCTGCCTTTGAAAGCGATGCTGAAAATAGCAAAGAACTCTTTCCTGAAATTTTTCAGTATTACAGCATCAAAGAATATCAAAATCCAGTTATAAGTTTCAGTAATTTATTATTAGAGAAGAAATTAATTTCAATCAAAAAATTAAAAACCTTCAAAAAAATAATCGTTACCAATACAAAACTCGAATACAAAAGAGCTTTGAGCTGGAACCAAAAAAACAAACCCGCTGAAGATGAAACCGACAGCGAAGAAGTAAAATCTGTATATCTAAACAATTATTCAGAATCGTTTTCTGACTTGGTTAATTATACCACGCTGGTGTACAATTATGCGGATGATAGTGCTGTAAAAGATCTCCTTAAAAAAATAAAAAAGCTGGACAATCTAGCCGTAAATACTGAATTGGTTAGACTTGGAATTACACACAACAATCTAACAGATTCAGAAATCAATGATTATTTAAAAGATCCTAAAACTCAGTTTGCAACAATTAACTTGTTACTGAACAATAATAAAAAAGATTTAGTAAATTTTACCGACGAAGAAATTTCGAAAGCAGCCGTAATCAACTTTCAAAACTTGGTAAGCAAGGATTCAATTAATTTATTAAACAAAAAAATCATTGAAAAAAATGGTCAGCAAATCTCCCTTTTCTTCTATAAAATCAAAAAGAAAAATGCAGAAGCTGGTTCGCTGAAAAGTCCGCTTTACACAATTGGTTTTATAAATAAAAATGGAAAAATAGATCCTCTTGCGTATACTATTATCAACTCTAAACAAGTGAATGATGACGAGGAAATTCTGGAGAAAAAGTACGATCTTATCGTAAGCGAATTTTTGAATGCAGAACATTTAAGAGCTAGTTTTTCGAAACAAAAAGACGAAGAAGAATCTTTTTATGATGAGGAATATTAA
- a CDS encoding queuosine precursor transporter, whose protein sequence is MFKTRKEIVFVILAGIFITNAVVAELIGGKLIQIGPFVMSIGILPWPIVFLTTDLINEYFGEKGVKKLSFITACLIAYAFLILFMAITIPAAKGISPVNDEQFEAVFGQSMWIIVGSIIAFMVSQLIDVSVFWFFRNRTGHKKIWLRTTGSTVISQLFDSFIVLGIAFWLPGKIDFDTFISSGLIGYVFKLSIAILLTPAIYLGHHLIKKYLEKDDLDKKQEGSQE, encoded by the coding sequence ATGTTTAAAACCCGAAAAGAAATCGTCTTTGTAATCTTGGCTGGAATTTTTATAACCAACGCCGTTGTTGCCGAACTTATAGGTGGAAAATTAATTCAGATTGGTCCTTTTGTAATGAGTATAGGAATTCTGCCCTGGCCAATTGTTTTTTTAACAACCGATTTAATCAATGAATATTTTGGAGAAAAAGGCGTTAAAAAACTTTCTTTTATAACTGCCTGTCTTATTGCATACGCATTTCTAATCCTTTTTATGGCCATTACAATTCCGGCTGCCAAAGGAATAAGTCCTGTTAATGACGAACAGTTCGAAGCCGTTTTTGGACAAAGTATGTGGATTATTGTAGGGAGTATAATCGCCTTTATGGTTTCGCAATTAATAGATGTGAGTGTTTTTTGGTTTTTCAGAAATCGTACTGGACATAAAAAAATATGGTTAAGAACCACCGGCTCTACAGTCATTTCCCAATTATTTGATTCGTTTATTGTGCTTGGAATTGCATTTTGGCTTCCAGGAAAAATTGATTTTGATACTTTTATCTCATCTGGTTTAATTGGATATGTTTTTAAACTATCAATTGCCATTTTATTGACTCCGGCGATTTATTTAGGACATCATTTAATTAAAAAATATTTGGAAAAAGACGATCTCGACAAAAAACAGGAAGGTTCACAAGAATGA
- a CDS encoding DNA-3-methyladenine glycosylase I — translation MEDKIRCGWCTSSDLYKKYHDEEWGVPVYDDPTLFEFLILETFQAGLSWITILNKRENFRAAFDHFDYKKMANYSEEKIEELMQNTGIIRNKLKIKAAVSNAQAFMKVQEEFGTFSDYIWKYTDGKPIVNHLKNSKDAPATTPLSDEISKNLKKRGFKFVGSTVIYAHMQATGMVNDHVEDCWTRTK, via the coding sequence ATGGAGGATAAAATAAGATGCGGCTGGTGTACTTCCAGCGATTTATACAAAAAATACCATGATGAAGAATGGGGCGTTCCAGTTTATGACGACCCAACTTTATTCGAATTTTTAATTCTGGAAACTTTTCAAGCTGGATTAAGCTGGATTACTATTTTAAATAAAAGAGAAAATTTTAGAGCTGCTTTTGATCATTTCGATTATAAAAAAATGGCTAATTATTCTGAAGAGAAAATCGAAGAATTAATGCAGAACACAGGTATTATTCGAAACAAACTAAAAATCAAAGCCGCAGTTTCCAATGCTCAGGCTTTTATGAAAGTTCAGGAAGAATTTGGAACTTTCTCCGATTATATTTGGAAATATACTGATGGAAAACCAATTGTAAACCATCTGAAAAATTCAAAAGATGCTCCAGCCACTACGCCGCTTTCAGATGAAATCAGCAAAAATTTAAAAAAACGAGGATTTAAATTTGTTGGTTCAACCGTCATTTACGCACACATGCAAGCCACCGGAATGGTCAATGATCATGTGGAAGATTGCTGGACAAGAACAAAGTAA
- the thiS gene encoding sulfur carrier protein ThiS, with protein MELKINQQTKKFNAESLSVQSLLDLEIPHKQNGIAVAVNNTVVPKTKWNEFFVRETDDILIISATQGG; from the coding sequence ATGGAACTAAAAATCAATCAACAAACCAAAAAATTCAATGCCGAATCGCTAAGCGTTCAATCATTGCTCGATCTCGAAATTCCGCACAAACAAAACGGAATAGCCGTTGCTGTCAACAATACCGTTGTTCCAAAAACCAAATGGAACGAATTCTTTGTACGCGAAACTGACGATATTTTGATTATTTCTGCTACCCAAGGTGGTTAA
- the thiC gene encoding phosphomethylpyrimidine synthase ThiC produces the protein MTNEEQISRTPFPNSKKVYIDGEIHPIKVAMREITLSDTKLSNGGIEKNPPVTVYDTSGAYTDPNIEIDIRKGLPRLREKWILDRNDVEILKEITSDYGQSRLKDESLNHLRFEYLHQPKRAKKGANVTQLYYAKQGIITPEMEYIAIRENQRIELLNEQTKAMQCQHGGNSFGANTPKNKITPEFVRSEVACGRAIIPNNINHPESEPMIVGRNFLVKINANIGNSAVTSSIEEEVEKAVWACRWGADTIMDLSTGKNIHETREWIIRNSPVPIGTVPIYQALEKVKGIAEDLTWEIFRDTLIEQAEQGVSYFTIHAGVLLRYIHLTANRVTGIVSRGGSIMAKWCLFHHKENFLYTHFEEICEIMKQYDVAFSLGDGLRPGSIADANDAAQFAELETLGELTKIAWKHDVQVFIEGPGHVPMHMIKENMDKQLEHCHEAPFYTLGPLTTDIAPGYDHITSAIGAAMIGWYGCAMLCYVTPKEHLGLPNKKDVKDGVITYKIAAHAADLAKGHPGAQYRDNALSKARFEFRWEDQFNLALDPDTAREFHDETLPADGAKVAHFCSMCGPKFCSMKISQEIRDVAAAEKGMQEKSEEFIEQGKEIYI, from the coding sequence ATGACAAACGAAGAACAAATATCCAGAACCCCTTTTCCGAATTCTAAAAAAGTATATATCGATGGAGAAATTCATCCGATAAAAGTAGCGATGCGAGAAATTACTTTGAGTGATACTAAACTTTCAAATGGCGGCATTGAGAAAAACCCACCTGTAACTGTTTACGATACTTCGGGCGCTTATACTGATCCAAATATTGAAATTGACATTAGAAAAGGGCTACCTCGTTTAAGAGAAAAATGGATTTTAGACCGAAATGACGTTGAAATCCTAAAGGAAATTACCTCAGATTATGGACAAAGCCGATTAAAAGATGAAAGCTTAAATCACCTTCGTTTTGAATATTTACATCAGCCAAAACGTGCAAAAAAAGGCGCGAACGTTACACAATTGTATTACGCCAAACAAGGAATCATTACTCCAGAAATGGAATATATTGCGATTCGCGAAAACCAGCGTATCGAACTTTTAAATGAACAAACCAAAGCCATGCAATGCCAGCACGGCGGAAACAGTTTTGGTGCAAACACTCCAAAAAACAAAATTACTCCAGAATTTGTTCGTTCTGAAGTCGCTTGCGGAAGAGCCATTATTCCAAACAATATTAACCATCCAGAAAGCGAACCAATGATTGTAGGTCGTAATTTCTTGGTAAAAATAAATGCCAATATCGGAAACAGCGCAGTAACTTCAAGCATTGAAGAAGAAGTTGAAAAAGCCGTTTGGGCTTGCCGCTGGGGAGCTGACACAATTATGGATTTATCTACGGGAAAAAACATTCACGAAACCAGAGAATGGATTATTCGCAACTCTCCTGTTCCAATTGGGACTGTTCCGATTTATCAGGCATTAGAAAAAGTAAAAGGAATTGCTGAAGATTTAACTTGGGAAATTTTCCGCGATACATTGATTGAGCAAGCAGAGCAAGGTGTTTCGTATTTTACAATTCATGCAGGAGTTTTACTTCGATACATTCATTTAACGGCCAATCGTGTCACCGGAATCGTTTCTCGAGGCGGATCGATTATGGCAAAATGGTGTTTATTTCATCATAAAGAAAACTTCTTATACACGCATTTTGAGGAAATCTGCGAAATCATGAAGCAATACGATGTGGCTTTTTCTCTTGGAGATGGTTTACGTCCGGGTTCGATTGCAGATGCAAATGATGCTGCACAATTTGCCGAATTGGAAACTTTAGGCGAATTGACAAAAATTGCTTGGAAACATGATGTTCAAGTTTTTATTGAAGGACCAGGACACGTTCCGATGCACATGATTAAAGAAAACATGGACAAACAATTAGAACATTGTCATGAAGCTCCGTTTTATACTTTAGGCCCTTTAACGACTGATATTGCGCCGGGTTACGATCATATTACATCAGCAATTGGCGCTGCTATGATTGGCTGGTACGGCTGTGCAATGCTATGTTATGTTACGCCAAAAGAACATTTAGGCTTGCCAAACAAAAAAGACGTTAAAGACGGCGTAATCACGTATAAAATTGCGGCTCATGCAGCCGACTTGGCAAAAGGTCATCCGGGCGCGCAATATCGTGATAATGCGTTGAGTAAAGCCCGTTTTGAATTCCGTTGGGAAGATCAGTTTAATTTGGCTTTAGATCCCGATACCGCAAGAGAATTCCATGATGAAACACTTCCTGCCGATGGCGCAAAAGTGGCACATTTCTGTTCGATGTGCGGACCAAAATTCTGCTCTATGAAAATATCTCAGGAAATTCGAGATGTCGCTGCAGCAGAAAAAGGAATGCAGGAGAAATCAGAGGAATTTATTGAACAAGGGAAAGAGATTTATATCTAG
- a CDS encoding thiamine phosphate synthase, whose product MIVITNPFFVKDEIHILHSLLEEGLSLLHIRKPDFSELEMAQFIHRIKLEFRANLVLHNHHDLAEDFGIERFHFSEKERKSLNDLPARFSKPCRYQYSTSTHSIEDFNSLENFDYAFLSPIYKSISKENYFPGKDLFEAIKSRTNHQTKMIALGGIDSKNILEVLEKGFDDVALLGSIWKNENPLKQFKLCQQIALSYSQSQV is encoded by the coding sequence ATGATAGTAATTACGAATCCTTTTTTTGTTAAAGATGAAATACATATTCTTCATTCTTTATTGGAGGAAGGATTGTCTTTGCTTCATATTCGGAAACCTGATTTTTCTGAATTGGAAATGGCGCAGTTTATTCATCGGATAAAATTGGAATTCCGAGCTAATTTGGTTTTGCATAATCATCATGATTTAGCAGAAGATTTTGGTATTGAACGGTTTCATTTTTCTGAAAAAGAAAGAAAAAGTCTTAATGACCTTCCTGCAAGGTTTTCAAAACCTTGTAGATATCAATATTCAACATCAACACATTCAATTGAAGACTTTAATTCGCTTGAAAATTTCGATTATGCTTTTCTGAGTCCGATTTATAAAAGTATTTCTAAAGAGAATTATTTTCCTGGAAAAGATCTTTTTGAAGCAATAAAATCAAGGACAAATCATCAAACAAAAATGATCGCTTTAGGCGGAATTGATTCAAAAAACATTTTGGAAGTCTTAGAAAAAGGTTTTGATGATGTCGCGCTTTTAGGAAGTATTTGGAAAAATGAAAATCCATTAAAACAATTTAAATTATGTCAACAGATCGCCCTTTCGTACTCACAATCGCAGGTTTAG